From one Lactiplantibacillus paraplantarum genomic stretch:
- a CDS encoding WxL domain-containing protein: protein MAGSLVVSSGMIAHADTPDGPSTDSTANTTGVTDVQAMFKGSHSPVSPVNPDHPNTPDNGGDSSNGGKAGGGLSLIYVSNKLDFGSHEIDVLNPETYTAAETDSDLSGLWNKKAVAEVSDVRGTNAGWSLAVAGNPLTGKDGSTIKGATLQLPKGAVTNSGSESNGATSVDAPNVLDGNSATVLSAAKDKGAGVTVDQIDPSNVKLTIPANTAKAQGYQTTLNWSLTDTPAS from the coding sequence ATGGCAGGTAGTTTAGTAGTGAGCTCAGGAATGATTGCACACGCTGATACGCCTGATGGACCTAGTACGGACAGTACAGCTAATACAACCGGGGTAACTGATGTTCAAGCTATGTTTAAAGGTAGTCATAGCCCAGTGTCACCAGTTAATCCAGATCACCCGAATACACCGGATAATGGCGGTGATAGTAGTAATGGTGGTAAGGCTGGTGGTGGGTTGTCACTCATCTATGTGTCCAACAAATTAGATTTCGGTAGCCATGAAATTGATGTCTTGAACCCAGAAACATATACGGCTGCGGAAACCGATTCGGATTTGTCAGGTTTATGGAATAAAAAGGCGGTTGCAGAAGTTTCCGACGTGCGGGGAACTAACGCAGGTTGGTCATTGGCGGTTGCTGGCAATCCATTGACCGGAAAGGATGGTTCAACGATTAAGGGTGCTACCTTGCAATTACCGAAAGGGGCCGTGACTAATTCTGGTTCTGAAAGTAATGGTGCTACGTCAGTAGATGCCCCGAATGTATTGGACGGCAATTCGGCAACCGTGTTGTCCGCTGCTAAGGATAAGGGCGCCGGTGTCACGGTTGACCAAATTGATCCAAGTAACGTTAAGTTAACCATCCCAGCCAACACGGCTAAAGCGCAAGGTTATCAAACAACGTTGAACTGGAGTCTCACTGATACACCAGCAAGTTAA